gataacattttccctccaaaaattatacgattttgattggctaataatataaggcggacctggtctaaagcatccttatctaaacacagagaatcagaacataaataatatgacaaCATCCTTAAACTGGTTATGATTGAACAGATTTAAAGTATCCCTTGGTGGACATacataattgaaatataaacatttgatgaatctttttgttttaatattcagAACTCATGGGAATAAGATGATGATGGGATTTTCAGAGGTTGGAAGAAAGTCTCCAAATTTCAATGTTGCTTCTGATGTAGCAAGCGCTATTCTCAATAGTGGTTTTGAGTTTGATGTTGGAGAAATCATTTATAATCGCTTTAGGTAAATATTTTATGATATGTATTTTTACCTTTAGTGTTGATTTTTGCCACAAATATTTAAGAATTGATAATGCAAATGTTAATACTTGGCTTTCAAAAAGAGTTTTAAATGATCAGGTGTCAGTGCACACTGAGGCCCATTCAGTGCCTTGGTTTTGGTTAAtgatattattagtaaaaatgCCATCCCTGTACATACCAATATTTGGTAAACCATACACATTTGTGTAGTTGTAATAAAGAATGATGTGTTGGTTGTTTTAACAGGTCTGTTATTTCCTATGACACTTTAAGTCAGCAACTGATGCCATTGGACGTCTTGACAGCTTCAGGTTAGCTCACAAACactaattacagttttttaaataaatgtagaaTAAATTGAGACAAAGTACCTGCAAAACTGAAACTACTATTGTGACTTGCAGTCACTTGAAAGGGACAAATAAAGCAGAAACTTGTAACTCGTTGTGTTTAGCAAACGGTTTGAActgaaatttaataaacaaaagaaaacaaataataatatagcaatACTAAAacattatacagatattgactgcttagaggttaaatataagatttgacatccccgagggaatgatattaagttcgagggaatatatatttcccgaagcgccagctgagggaaatatatattcccctcgaacttaatatcattccctcggggatgtcaaatcttatatttaaccgatataaaaggcaatatctgttatattatatagccaagaacaagtctgctgggttgggtgaagctaggctaggcctaggcctcctatagtatttgtattgtatttaaaacaagcctgcctagacaccttaccttgcgaagaataatatacagataattactaattaatgattccttggcaataaaatattcacttaggcctaggtcgtttaaattaacagaagaatttccatcaataagcctattaataataatattataatcaggtaggccgaataaagaATTCGTCTtctctcgatcttcgaggagccgaatcaccggatgttcagcgcgtactagttactaggttactaccgtgagtattgaccaatcacaaacggtgtttcatcacatttagggtggacttataacaaatgagggcgctatgtatgcatagcttaaatagtttagaagattaatttcttcaagcaaattccgtggcccagcggatgaaacgttgtcttgcgatggagtgacaattccacccgagttcaagatcgagtagatgacttttgtttatttatcggcaaactcgagtgttgcacacgaaaattacacagtcaatatcatcgtactcgagaatttatatgattaatgacaggggacacgattattacgcgaaaattacacagtcaatatcatcgttctcgaggatatatacaatttacgatcctcgcagcggtagtcatgtgatgcagtttcaaccaatcacgttcgcgtatttacataggctatgtaatataatactatatccAACACAAATACACTGTACTGTATTGTCTATACTGAATATCATGAACCTGATTGGTTATCTATATGTTGGTGCTTAGTCAAGCGGAACGGATAATCATGGGCGTGACAGACCGCATGGCCTACACTCATgtgaaatgtattatttatatacattaacTTAACAAGAAATAACACACTAGCTATCTTCCATAAAACTGTTATAAAGTTGACTAATGAAGATTagatttatattgtttatatattgaattaaataacTTGAATTAATAATGCATAATACAAACATATTGTGCTATCAGAAGTTTTAACATAAAGACTAAAAGGCCCATCATCGATAAAGTATAAATACAGGGCTGACTACACCTTCTCACTAATGCAGCATACACCACACACAGGGATCAACCCTGGCAAAGCATGTTCAAACCTTAAATCACTAAtgtaactaaactaaataattattcaTGTTAAGATTCATATACGATGATTCCTAAATGTTTACtaaacaaaacaattgaaaataaacaTACGTCTATCTGCAACTATGCCCTTTTGGACAAATTAACTCTTTACATTCTAAGTTAACTGACTGATTATTTTGATGCAAACAACACAGTAATCTTGTAATTTGAGGAGCAAGAAGATATTGTTACATATTTATGAAATGCCATTAATGTCATTGTATGAAACGCTATTATTATATACTCAAGCTGTAATACTTAGTAGATGACATTTTAcatcctgtttttttttatagaaaaaatgaGTATTTATGATGATGTAGATGCTGATATTCTACGTAATTACAATGAGTTCCTGTTGGCTAATTTAGTATACATCTGTATGATAGAGGGTAACTGTAGTGAACAGAGCTCAAGGATGAGTGCTATGGATTCAGCTACAAAGAATGCTGGTAAGATAATATCTCacaaaaatattatgaaaagTTAGGTagttaaaaaagaaacatttccAATAATTTGTCTTTGGATATAGTTTAGTCTCCAGATCACCTTTGACTATATTTTTAACCATAGCCCTCAGCCTAGTAAGTATTTGTATACTAtagattgataattattttattgtaaaaaatatttgttttatttggttgATTAAATTACTTTTACAGTATGTTGCAAAATTgactatacatttttatttgttataggtGACATGATAGACAGGTTGACACTGACATACAATCGTTCACGTCAAGCCATCATCACTGGTGAACTCATTGAAATTATCTCAGGTGCTGCTGCTATATAGTCAATTCTAACCTTCATTATTCTTATGTTGGGAATAGTGAGTAACTGACGTGTCAGCTTCATAGTTTTAAAAGATTGTATTAggaataaaaacacaaaaagtaGAATGGATTGCTTTTTCATCTGtaataaaagttaaataaataatgtgaaTCTAGAATGGTATTTGTTTTCTTATCTGCTTTTTATTAATGGAACATGTAACTGTTTATGCACATAGCAATGGTATTTGTTTTCTTATCTGCTTTTTATTAATGGAACATGTAACTGTTTATGCACATAGCAATATCTATGTAGACTAGTTGAGATAAAATGTAATGTAGTGAAATGTTTGTCATGTAATTATACGCAGCGGGGATATCCTGCAGACACCCCTTTTTATTGACTTTAGGTAACCCTCTACACCATCATATAGttagatattggtacctagttcatactcggaacatacccggaacatactcggaactaTATACCCAAAACATACCAGGAACATACCCGGAGGTTACTTGGAACATTACAGAACATCCTTtgaacatactcggaacatacctGGAACATACCCAGAACATACCCGGAACGTACCCGCACAAAttcggaacatactcggaacatactcggaacataaTCGGAACATACTtggaacatacccggaacatactcgaaacatactcggaacatactcggaGCATATTTAAAACATACCCGGAACAACCTCGGAAGTTACTTGGAACATACTTGGAACATACTCagaacatacccggaacataatcggaacatactcggaacatacttGGAACATATctggaacatactcggaacatactcggaacatacccAGAACATATCTGGAACAAACTCGGAACATACCTTaaacatactcggaacatactcgAAACATAGctggaacatactcggaacataactggaacatactcggaacatactcggaacacACCCAGAACATACAcggaacatacccggaacataccTGCACAAATTCGGAACATAATCGGAACATACTTGGAACATACCTGGAACATACTCGAAACATACTCGGAGCATATTTAaaacatacccggaacataccCTGAACAAACTCGGAAGTTACTTGGAACATACTTGGAACATACATGGAACATCCttggaacatactcggaacatactcggaacatactcggaacatacccggaacataaTCTGAACATACCCGGAGCATACCCAGAACATATCTGGAACAAACTCGGAACATACCTtgaacatactcggaacatactcgAAACATAgtcggaacatactcggaaaATAGCGGGAACATACAaggaacatactcggaacatactcggaacacACCCAGAACATACCCGCACAAAttcggaacatactcggaacacACCCGGAACATACCCGCACAAAttcggaacatactcggaacatacccggaacataaTCGGAACATAATCGGAACATACTtggaacatacccggaacatactcgaaacatactcggaacatactcggaGCATATTTAAAACATACCCGGAACAAACTCGGAAGTTACTTGGAACATACTTGGAACATTATGGAACATCCttggaacatactcggaacatacccggaacatactCAGAACATACTTGGAACATACTTGGAACATATctggaacatactcggaacatacccggaacatactcggaacatactcggaacatatCAGGAACATACCCAGAACATACACGGAACGTACCCGGAATATACACGGAGAAATTCGGAAAAATTCtgaacatacccggaacataaTTGGAACATAttcggaacatactcggaacatactcggaacatacccggaacatagccggaacatactcggaacatgCTCTGGACAAATTCGGAACATACTCAGAACATACCCGGAGAAATT
This DNA window, taken from Antedon mediterranea chromosome 9, ecAntMedi1.1, whole genome shotgun sequence, encodes the following:
- the LOC140059616 gene encoding ATP synthase subunit gamma, mitochondrial-like, with protein sequence MAMLGSKIPVFLPTGVQVRSMATLKEIAARLKSVKNIQKITKSMKMIAAARYTKAERELKPSRNYGAGPLEFYNKADLEDDKSKANHLIIGISSDRGLCGGIHSNVSKAIKRAIDGKPEGVTTKVITVGDKIRGQLLRTHGNKMMMGFSEVGRKSPNFNVASDVASAILNSGFEFDVGEIIYNRFRSVISYDTLSQQLMPLDVLTASEKMSIYDDVDADILRNYNEFLLANLVYICMIEGNCSEQSSRMSAMDSATKNAGDMIDRLTLTYNRSRQAIITGELIEIISGAAAI